The Ancylothrix sp. D3o genome window below encodes:
- a CDS encoding cation-translocating P-type ATPase → MSSHTLPDKAVAWQTLPVDKTLEQLQTDSEAGLSASQVSERQTRYGPNELQETAGRSAWQILLDQFTNIMLLMLIGVAIVSGVLDFLDLQAGKLKPGEVPFKDTAAILIIVILNGVLGYLQESRAEKALAALKKLSSPLVRVIRDGRTQEVAAKEIVPGDVMLLEAGVQVAADGRLIEASNLQIREAALTGEANAVNKQPQLQLKEDTPLGDRLNLVFQGTEVVHGRGKVIVTGTGMQTELGRIAALLQGVESEPTPLQQRMGQLGNVLVSGSLALVAIVVVFGLIQSNWNLNVLKELVEVSLSMAVAVVPEGLPAVITVTLALGTQRMVKRNALIRKLPAVETLGSVTTICSDKTGTLTQNKMVVQRLETASHTITITGEGYAPVGDFRTSDLTISPEQYTDLQTLLLACVLCNDAVLQMDKNQWSILGDPTEGSLLSLAGKAGLYKEEWGRKLSRVGEFPFSSERKRMSTICQNASTVLRSLAFDGPDGDAPYIMFTKGSPELILERCSHILINNQVQNLTNAQRERILEQNNQMAGAGLRVLGFSCKPLYEVPPESQDETTEQKLVWLGLISMLDAPRPEVREAVAKCRAAGIRPVMITGDHQLTASAIAQDLGIAEAGARVLVGQQLEKLSQKELEKEVEHVSVYARVAPEHKLRIVQALQTNGEFVAMTGDGVNDAPALKQADIGIAMGITGTDVSKEASDMVLLDDNFATIVAATEEGRTVYTNIRRFIKYILGSNIGEVITIAAAPLLGLGGVPLSPLQILWMNLVTDGVPALALAVEPAEPNVMKRPPNNPKESIFARGLGSYMVRIGIIFAILTIVLMQWAYYHTTQLPSPAGLSPERWKTMVFTTLCLAQMGHALAIRSNTQLTIEMNPFTNLFVWGAVIVTTALQLALVYVKPLQAFFGTHALSGIELLICIGFSALMFVWIELEKLFIRWYRSRK, encoded by the coding sequence ATGTCATCACATACTCTGCCGGATAAAGCAGTAGCATGGCAAACCTTGCCAGTAGACAAAACCCTAGAACAACTTCAAACCGACAGCGAGGCCGGCCTAAGCGCCAGCCAAGTATCCGAACGCCAGACACGCTACGGCCCCAACGAACTCCAAGAAACAGCCGGACGTAGCGCATGGCAAATCCTCCTCGATCAGTTCACCAACATCATGCTACTGATGCTGATCGGAGTCGCCATAGTCTCAGGCGTTTTAGACTTCTTGGATCTTCAAGCCGGCAAACTCAAGCCCGGAGAAGTACCCTTCAAAGACACAGCCGCGATTTTGATCATCGTCATCCTCAACGGAGTCCTGGGCTACCTGCAAGAAAGCCGCGCTGAAAAAGCCCTCGCAGCCCTCAAAAAACTCTCCTCACCCCTAGTGCGAGTGATCCGCGACGGCAGAACCCAAGAAGTCGCAGCCAAAGAAATCGTCCCCGGAGATGTGATGCTCCTCGAAGCCGGAGTCCAAGTCGCAGCAGACGGACGCCTCATCGAAGCCTCCAACCTGCAAATTCGAGAAGCAGCCCTCACCGGCGAAGCCAACGCCGTCAACAAACAACCCCAACTGCAACTCAAAGAAGACACCCCCCTAGGCGACCGGCTAAACCTCGTTTTTCAAGGCACCGAAGTAGTACACGGACGCGGCAAAGTCATAGTCACCGGCACCGGAATGCAAACCGAACTCGGACGCATCGCCGCCCTCTTACAAGGCGTGGAATCCGAACCCACCCCATTGCAACAACGCATGGGCCAACTCGGCAACGTCCTCGTATCCGGCTCACTTGCCCTCGTCGCCATCGTCGTAGTTTTCGGCTTAATACAAAGCAACTGGAACCTCAACGTCCTCAAAGAACTTGTTGAAGTCTCCCTCAGCATGGCCGTAGCCGTCGTACCCGAAGGCTTACCCGCCGTTATTACCGTCACCCTCGCCCTGGGTACGCAAAGGATGGTGAAACGCAACGCCCTGATCCGCAAACTCCCCGCCGTCGAAACCCTTGGATCAGTCACCACCATTTGCTCCGACAAAACCGGCACCCTCACCCAAAACAAAATGGTGGTACAGCGCCTCGAAACCGCCAGCCACACCATCACCATCACCGGCGAAGGCTACGCGCCCGTCGGAGACTTCCGCACCTCCGACCTCACCATCAGCCCCGAACAATACACCGACCTGCAAACCCTCCTGCTCGCCTGCGTCCTGTGTAACGATGCCGTCTTGCAGATGGACAAAAATCAATGGAGCATTCTTGGCGACCCCACCGAAGGCTCCCTCCTCTCCCTCGCAGGCAAAGCCGGCCTCTACAAAGAAGAATGGGGCCGCAAACTCTCCCGCGTCGGCGAGTTTCCCTTCTCCTCAGAACGCAAACGGATGAGCACCATCTGCCAAAACGCCTCCACCGTTTTGCGTTCCCTCGCCTTTGACGGCCCCGATGGGGATGCCCCTTATATCATGTTCACCAAAGGCTCCCCCGAACTGATCCTCGAACGCTGCTCTCACATTCTCATCAACAATCAAGTACAAAATCTCACAAACGCCCAACGAGAAAGGATTCTCGAACAAAACAACCAAATGGCAGGGGCCGGTCTCCGCGTCCTCGGCTTTAGCTGCAAACCTCTTTACGAAGTCCCCCCAGAAAGCCAAGACGAAACCACCGAACAAAAGCTAGTCTGGCTTGGCTTAATCAGTATGCTCGACGCCCCGCGCCCGGAAGTCCGCGAAGCCGTCGCCAAATGTCGCGCCGCCGGCATCCGTCCCGTAATGATCACCGGCGACCACCAACTCACCGCCAGCGCCATCGCCCAAGACCTCGGCATCGCAGAGGCCGGTGCTCGTGTCCTGGTCGGCCAACAACTCGAAAAACTTTCCCAAAAAGAACTCGAAAAAGAAGTCGAGCACGTCAGCGTCTACGCCCGCGTCGCCCCCGAACATAAACTTAGAATTGTCCAAGCCCTCCAAACAAACGGCGAATTTGTCGCCATGACCGGCGACGGAGTAAACGACGCCCCAGCCCTCAAACAAGCCGACATCGGCATCGCAATGGGCATCACCGGCACAGACGTCAGCAAAGAAGCAAGCGACATGGTATTGCTTGATGACAACTTCGCCACCATCGTCGCCGCCACCGAAGAAGGCAGAACCGTTTACACCAATATCCGCCGGTTCATCAAATACATCCTCGGTAGCAACATCGGCGAAGTCATCACCATCGCCGCCGCCCCACTTCTAGGCTTAGGAGGCGTTCCCCTTTCCCCCCTCCAAATTTTGTGGATGAACCTCGTTACCGACGGCGTACCGGCCCTCGCCCTAGCAGTCGAGCCTGCCGAGCCAAACGTAATGAAACGCCCCCCCAACAACCCCAAAGAAAGCATCTTTGCGCGTGGTTTGGGTTCCTACATGGTGCGTATAGGCATCATTTTCGCCATCCTCACCATCGTCCTCATGCAATGGGCCTACTACCACACTACTCAACTGCCCTCCCCCGCCGGCCTCAGCCCGGAACGTTGGAAAACAATGGTCTTCACCACCCTTTGTTTAGCCCAAATGGGACACGCCCTCGCCATTCGTTCCAACACCCAACTGACGATAGAAATGAACCCCTTTACAAACTTATTTGTTTGGGGCGCTGTCATCGTCACCACCGCACTACAACTAGCACTGGTTTATGTCAAACCCCTCCAAGCCTTTTTTGGCACTCATGCTCTCAGCGGCATAGAATTATTAATTTGCATTGGTTTCAGTGCCTTAATGTTTGTCTGGATTGAGTTGGAAAAACTCTTTATCCGCTGGTATCGTTCCAGGAAATAA
- the recF gene encoding DNA replication/repair protein RecF (All proteins in this family for which functions are known are DNA-binding proteins that assist the filamentation of RecA onto DNA for the initiation of recombination or recombinational repair.): MYLKHLHLRQFRNYLDQEVNFAAPKTILVGDNAQGKSNLLEAVGLLSTLKSYRAGRDKELVKDGETTGQIYANLYRQNGPVELALTLRTTGQRTCTVNGNSLRRKHDFLGILNAVQFSSLDLDLVRGSPENRRNWLDSLLVQLEPIYAYVLQQYNQVLRQRNALLKQIHNSEIRRDPTELALWDAQLATTGTRVTRRRARAIERLAPIAEIWHSAISGRIENLEIKYTPNLGAVYDNSLRDDPEKLKQAFLEQIQQKATAEYHQGTSLVGPHRDEIELIINQTPARQYGSQGQQRTLVLALKLAELKLIEEVVGEPPLLLLDDVLAELDPRRQTQLLEAIQERFQTLITTTHLGTFDTSWLQDSQVLSVQTGHISTP; encoded by the coding sequence ATGTATCTCAAACATTTACACCTGCGGCAGTTCCGCAACTATCTTGACCAGGAGGTAAATTTTGCCGCCCCAAAAACAATTTTAGTAGGCGATAATGCCCAAGGAAAATCAAATTTATTAGAAGCCGTTGGCTTACTTTCAACACTCAAAAGTTATCGGGCCGGTCGGGATAAAGAATTGGTCAAAGATGGCGAAACCACCGGCCAAATTTATGCTAATCTTTACCGCCAAAACGGGCCGGTCGAACTTGCTTTAACCCTCCGTACCACCGGCCAGCGTACCTGCACCGTTAACGGCAATTCCCTACGCAGGAAACATGACTTTTTAGGAATTTTAAACGCCGTCCAATTTTCCAGTTTAGACTTAGATTTAGTCCGAGGAAGCCCCGAAAATAGACGCAATTGGCTAGACAGTTTATTAGTGCAACTCGAACCAATTTATGCCTATGTTTTACAACAATATAATCAAGTTTTACGTCAAAGAAATGCCTTATTAAAACAAATCCACAATTCCGAAATTCGCCGCGATCCCACCGAACTTGCCCTCTGGGACGCCCAACTAGCAACCACCGGCACCCGCGTCACCCGCCGCCGCGCCAGAGCAATTGAAAGACTCGCACCTATTGCCGAAATTTGGCACTCGGCCATCAGCGGCAGAATCGAAAATTTAGAAATAAAATATACCCCAAATTTAGGCGCAGTTTATGACAATTCTCTCCGTGATGACCCCGAAAAACTCAAACAAGCCTTTTTAGAACAAATACAACAAAAAGCCACCGCAGAATACCATCAAGGCACAAGTTTAGTAGGGCCACATCGAGATGAAATAGAACTAATTATCAATCAAACACCGGCCAGACAATACGGTTCTCAAGGTCAACAAAGAACCCTTGTTTTAGCCTTAAAATTAGCCGAATTAAAACTCATAGAAGAAGTTGTGGGAGAACCGCCGCTGTTATTGCTTGATGATGTTTTGGCAGAGTTAGACCCCCGCCGGCAAACGCAATTACTTGAAGCAATTCAAGAGCGTTTCCAAACCTTAATTACCACAACCCATTTAGGCACATTTGATACTTCTTGGTTGCAGGATTCTCAGGTGTTATCTGTACAGACCGGCCACATTTCTACTCCCTAG
- a CDS encoding DUF3172 domain-containing protein: MKRKSGNSFFNYTSLALFAGIFILGVGIGIAFSSTANVGPENVASREFIDRSAPNPDVCIQFGASAVVMDARIFVTLNPFNVYVAQPSMKPGCVLRTNNWFVLEQRKLITQQQSNECKNRMNTFGFTGVLESQPEINCVYQNDSAKNLFLNQPGAGAPPPETERF; encoded by the coding sequence ATGAAACGTAAATCTGGTAATTCATTTTTTAATTACACTTCTTTGGCACTGTTTGCTGGCATTTTTATTTTAGGTGTTGGCATTGGTATTGCCTTTAGTTCTACGGCAAACGTTGGCCCCGAAAATGTCGCCTCCCGCGAATTTATTGACCGCAGTGCGCCTAACCCCGATGTATGTATTCAATTTGGTGCTAGTGCGGTGGTTATGGATGCTCGGATTTTTGTAACATTAAATCCTTTTAATGTTTATGTTGCCCAGCCTAGTATGAAACCGGGTTGTGTGTTGCGGACAAATAACTGGTTTGTTTTGGAACAGCGCAAGCTTATCACTCAACAACAAAGTAATGAATGTAAAAACCGGATGAATACTTTTGGGTTCACCGGCGTTTTAGAAAGTCAACCGGAAATTAACTGTGTGTACCAAAACGACTCTGCTAAAAACCTATTTTTAAATCAACCGGGTGCCGGTGCTCCACCACCAGAAACCGAACGATTTTAA
- a CDS encoding DUF3370 domain-containing protein has translation MLPFLPVVTVAQIIPAPPGGMSVPPQPTVPQPTVPQPAPPPTPPLPPPEALPPLDELPAMERVPPQEVVEPTEIRALPGKLDTVPVFNSNSPELVLNEGILLSTFPANGMRVPEAHLNYPFEGRFDLFSHHIARARTAAELRTLYQGIILYNPNPEPITFQVLQGASYLTSPDALFVELADAIDNPNGTVFSGPGSRAMSDVLRGVRQNNWPATITLAPGGWGMLMNLPLPLGKVAPVSNGRSTLMRLNSSGPVYVANLAMFSPLNPDGSERAPTLQEWQRLLTNGGLAGPRDRRPTPLNDTSGDIVYGRVAGVAVGSRWVSQITDQNNSAYLSVPERGEAFSYGLSTLHEITLGTGQIQSAEMLARYPDTAYQAHGNYAIEYNLTMPLYNNTNRPQTVSVSISTPLKSDQLKDGLLYLQPRDGQIFFRGTVRVRYNDERGTPQTRYVHLVQRRGQEGQALVTLKMPPGDRRLVQVDFLYPPDATPPQVLTVRSEL, from the coding sequence ATGCTGCCATTTTTGCCTGTTGTAACGGTTGCTCAAATTATACCCGCCCCCCCAGGGGGAATGTCGGTGCCGCCTCAACCGACTGTTCCTCAGCCGACTGTTCCTCAACCGGCACCCCCACCGACTCCGCCGTTACCACCGCCGGAAGCGCTACCACCCCTTGATGAGTTGCCGGCTATGGAACGGGTACCGCCCCAAGAAGTGGTGGAACCAACGGAAATACGCGCTTTACCCGGAAAATTGGACACTGTGCCGGTGTTTAACAGCAATAGTCCTGAGTTAGTTCTCAATGAAGGTATTTTGCTTTCTACTTTTCCTGCTAATGGAATGCGGGTTCCTGAAGCGCACTTAAATTACCCTTTTGAGGGCCGGTTTGATTTATTTTCTCACCACATTGCTCGCGCCCGCACCGCCGCTGAATTACGGACTTTGTATCAAGGAATAATTTTATATAACCCAAACCCTGAACCGATAACTTTTCAGGTGTTGCAGGGGGCAAGTTATCTCACTTCTCCTGATGCTTTGTTTGTCGAATTAGCTGATGCAATAGATAACCCCAATGGTACGGTATTTTCGGGGCCGGGGAGTCGGGCAATGAGCGATGTTTTGCGGGGTGTGCGGCAAAACAACTGGCCGGCCACAATAACCCTGGCCCCTGGTGGGTGGGGAATGTTGATGAATTTGCCCCTACCCTTGGGGAAAGTGGCGCCGGTGTCTAATGGCCGGTCAACTTTGATGCGTCTGAATTCTTCGGGGCCGGTTTATGTGGCGAATTTAGCCATGTTTTCGCCCCTCAACCCGGATGGCAGCGAACGAGCCCCAACTTTACAGGAATGGCAGCGCTTGCTAACTAATGGCGGACTGGCCGGCCCGCGAGATAGACGACCGACTCCGCTTAATGACACAAGTGGGGATATTGTCTATGGTCGGGTGGCCGGTGTTGCTGTCGGTTCCCGATGGGTAAGCCAAATTACTGATCAAAACAATAGTGCCTATTTAAGTGTGCCTGAACGGGGCGAGGCGTTTTCCTATGGATTGAGTACCCTTCACGAAATTACCCTTGGCACCGGCCAGATACAAAGTGCCGAAATGTTAGCGCGTTATCCTGATACAGCCTATCAAGCGCATGGCAATTATGCCATAGAGTATAACCTGACAATGCCTTTATACAACAATACAAACCGGCCTCAGACGGTAAGTGTCTCGATTTCCACTCCTTTAAAATCCGATCAACTGAAAGATGGGTTATTGTATCTACAACCCCGCGATGGGCAAATCTTTTTTCGCGGCACAGTCCGAGTGCGCTACAACGACGAACGCGGAACGCCTCAAACCCGTTATGTGCATTTAGTGCAGCGGCGAGGACAAGAAGGACAAGCATTAGTTACTTTAAAAATGCCCCCCGGAGATCGCCGCTTAGTGCAAGTTGACTTTCTCTATCCTCCCGATGCAACGCCTCCCCAAGTTTTAACCGTCCGAAGCGAACTTTGA
- a CDS encoding MORN repeat-containing protein has protein sequence MSWNSRFIFSQQLSSLSTVIAGFGFLSVLYFATPATANTPTSYCQGEGNSKVINGRGVCSFPSGNRYSGEFRNGIREGQGVFTYINGTDCEGEFRENALNGRGTCLFSSGNRYEGEFKNGLPQGQGVFTSLDGVRCQGEFQNGQLNGRGVCLFPSGNRYEGEFLNNNRHGQGVLTFTDGTRCQGEFRNGQLNGRGVCLFPSGNRYEGEFRNNNRHGQGVFIYSNGTRLQGIWQNGNLARPAQPAPRR, from the coding sequence ATGTCTTGGAATTCACGATTCATTTTTTCTCAACAACTTTCTTCTCTCTCGACCGTTATTGCCGGTTTTGGTTTCCTCAGCGTTCTATATTTTGCCACACCGGCCACCGCCAACACCCCCACAAGTTATTGTCAAGGAGAAGGCAACTCAAAAGTAATCAACGGTCGAGGCGTTTGTAGTTTCCCTTCTGGCAACCGTTACAGCGGCGAATTTCGCAACGGTATCCGCGAAGGCCAAGGCGTTTTTACCTACATCAATGGTACCGACTGCGAAGGAGAATTTAGAGAAAATGCCCTCAACGGCAGAGGTACTTGTCTGTTTTCTTCGGGAAACCGTTATGAAGGCGAATTTAAAAATGGTTTGCCCCAAGGCCAAGGCGTTTTTACATCCTTAGATGGTGTTCGTTGTCAAGGTGAATTTCAAAACGGACAGCTTAATGGCAGAGGCGTTTGTCTCTTTCCTTCTGGCAACCGTTATGAAGGCGAATTTCTCAATAATAACCGGCATGGTCAAGGCGTTTTAACCTTTACAGATGGCACTCGCTGTCAAGGAGAATTTCGCAATGGGCAACTCAATGGCAGAGGCGTTTGTCTCTTTCCTTCTGGTAATCGTTATGAAGGCGAATTCCGCAATAATAACCGGCATGGTCAAGGCGTTTTCATCTACAGCAATGGCACTCGTTTACAGGGAATTTGGCAAAATGGAAATTTAGCAAGGCCCGCTCAACCGGCACCCAGAAGATAA
- a CDS encoding CHAD domain-containing protein, producing MKATDISNAQTLGDWAYLAIEKHFQKTLDHEAAVMKDTDPEELHQMRVGMRRLRSAITGFSSALQLPKAAAEENIGKIARRLGELRDLDVLIEALQMEYKPHLPEQEQENLDTIVEVLIKQRRKVFNKVYKTLNGKTYQKLKNHLKNWLDKPAYSGVAEFPVQLVLPDLLAPQISRLLLHPGWLVGGSLGDFHAEPLNDAKPTTIEAELAQQGPVLHSLRKQVKRVRYQMSLFTKLYGEEYEEYVEDMKDVQEVLGNIQDSLVLAEMLSEILDNPLENELPTLAKNLTQSRQKAWEKWQPLQQRYLTTETRKSFHLSLVNCS from the coding sequence ATGAAAGCAACCGACATATCCAATGCACAGACATTAGGTGATTGGGCTTATTTAGCAATTGAAAAACATTTCCAAAAAACCTTAGACCACGAAGCGGCTGTTATGAAAGATACAGACCCAGAAGAACTGCATCAAATGCGAGTAGGAATGCGCCGGCTACGTTCCGCAATTACCGGCTTTTCCAGTGCTTTACAATTACCAAAAGCCGCCGCTGAAGAAAACATCGGAAAAATTGCTCGCCGGTTGGGAGAATTGCGAGATTTAGATGTTTTGATAGAAGCTCTACAAATGGAATATAAACCCCATTTACCAGAACAAGAACAAGAAAATCTTGATACAATTGTAGAAGTTTTGATAAAACAACGTCGCAAAGTATTTAACAAAGTCTATAAAACCCTCAATGGTAAAACCTATCAAAAATTAAAAAATCATTTAAAAAACTGGCTAGATAAACCGGCCTACTCAGGCGTTGCTGAGTTTCCAGTTCAGTTAGTGTTACCCGACTTACTCGCCCCACAAATCAGCCGGTTATTGTTACATCCGGGGTGGTTAGTGGGGGGAAGTTTAGGCGATTTTCATGCCGAACCTCTCAACGATGCAAAACCAACAACTATCGAGGCTGAACTTGCCCAACAAGGGCCGGTTTTGCACAGTCTTCGCAAGCAAGTTAAACGAGTCCGTTATCAAATGAGTTTGTTTACCAAACTTTATGGCGAAGAGTATGAAGAATATGTCGAAGATATGAAAGATGTTCAAGAAGTATTAGGAAACATTCAAGATAGTTTAGTTTTAGCAGAAATGCTTTCAGAAATTTTGGATAATCCCCTCGAAAACGAATTGCCAACTTTAGCAAAAAACCTCACTCAATCACGTCAAAAAGCTTGGGAAAAATGGCAACCTCTCCAGCAACGTTATTTAACCACAGAAACACGCAAAAGTTTCCATTTATCCCTAGTTAATTGTTCGTAG
- a CDS encoding Crp/Fnr family transcriptional regulator: protein MVPICNSLIEIDSPDETETRRLQLYGKGELIDTTTQRIWQVCKGIVQLSTLYPTGEEALLGWVGPSMCFGPWFTYLETYQAKAVSDVYLMWFSPAEIESSPQLAAQLLPQMNHRLRQMEALLAIGGLRRVEDRLNQLLLLLKQEMGQPVSDGTLLNIRLTHQDIAGAIGTSRVTITRLMGQLKQQGLIGFDSKRKIILKEPAFLAASQCSVLRR, encoded by the coding sequence ATGGTTCCAATTTGCAATAGCCTTATAGAAATTGATAGCCCAGATGAAACCGAGACTCGCCGGTTACAGCTTTATGGAAAAGGTGAATTAATAGATACCACAACTCAACGCATTTGGCAAGTTTGTAAAGGAATTGTTCAGTTAAGTACCCTTTACCCCACCGGCGAAGAAGCATTACTAGGATGGGTTGGCCCTTCGATGTGTTTTGGCCCTTGGTTTACATACCTGGAAACTTATCAAGCAAAGGCGGTTTCTGATGTTTATCTGATGTGGTTTTCTCCAGCAGAAATTGAATCTTCTCCCCAACTTGCAGCCCAACTTTTGCCCCAAATGAATCACCGTTTACGGCAAATGGAAGCATTACTAGCAATTGGCGGTTTGCGTCGTGTGGAAGATCGTTTAAATCAGTTATTGTTATTACTTAAACAAGAAATGGGACAGCCCGTTTCAGACGGTACTTTGTTAAATATTCGTTTGACGCATCAAGATATTGCAGGCGCTATTGGTACTAGCCGGGTTACAATAACTCGTCTCATGGGACAGTTAAAGCAACAAGGTTTGATTGGTTTTGATTCTAAGCGTAAGATCATCTTAAAAGAACCGGCATTTTTGGCAGCAAGTCAGTGTTCTGTCTTACGCCGGTAG
- a CDS encoding peroxiredoxin: MISRRKFLSLVLASCLVFFSWIGYTPAASALGGKLPPLNEPAPEFTLPTNTGDGEISLNDYRGKWLVLYFYPKDFTSGCTLEARRFQQDLSKYQAKGAEILGVSADDIESHAEFCDSEGLKFPLLADTTGSVSKAYGSWLGFFSLRHSFIIDPKGNLREIFLNVSPAVHSNEVLARLDELQKADS; this comes from the coding sequence ATGATTTCCCGTCGCAAATTTTTAAGCCTTGTTTTAGCAAGCTGTCTCGTATTCTTTAGCTGGATTGGCTATACTCCCGCAGCCTCAGCCTTGGGTGGAAAATTACCCCCCCTCAACGAACCGGCGCCCGAATTTACCCTTCCCACCAACACCGGCGATGGGGAAATTTCCTTAAACGACTATCGCGGTAAATGGTTGGTACTCTACTTTTACCCCAAAGACTTTACCTCTGGCTGCACCCTGGAAGCACGCCGGTTTCAGCAAGATTTATCAAAATATCAAGCAAAAGGCGCTGAAATTTTAGGCGTAAGCGCCGATGACATCGAATCTCACGCCGAATTTTGCGACTCCGAAGGCTTGAAATTTCCCCTCCTCGCAGACACCACCGGCAGCGTCAGCAAAGCTTATGGATCTTGGTTAGGCTTTTTCTCCCTGCGCCACAGCTTTATTATTGACCCTAAAGGCAATCTCCGCGAGATTTTCCTTAATGTTAGCCCCGCTGTTCACAGCAATGAAGTTTTAGCACGTCTCGACGAACTCCAAAAAGCTGATTCATAA
- a CDS encoding anti-sigma regulatory factor: MRSELHVPSDLRFLTIVENWLLGSLELDLSGHTDWPRQSNRLRLVLAEAYSNVVRHAHRDRPNLPVVLRLELKDRDIALEVWDHGQGYDLSTYMAPSPEDLQDGGYGWLIMNRLMDRVEYCLQVDGRNCLKLHASLPDLKKV, from the coding sequence ATGAGAAGTGAGCTTCATGTGCCAAGCGATTTACGGTTTTTGACCATTGTTGAAAACTGGCTGCTGGGCAGTTTAGAGCTTGATCTGAGCGGTCATACGGATTGGCCTAGACAATCCAATCGTTTACGCTTGGTTCTCGCTGAAGCCTATTCTAATGTGGTGCGTCACGCTCACAGGGATAGGCCAAATTTGCCGGTGGTTCTTCGTTTAGAACTCAAGGATCGTGATATCGCTCTGGAAGTTTGGGATCACGGTCAAGGTTATGATTTATCAACTTATATGGCTCCTTCGCCTGAAGATTTGCAAGATGGCGGTTATGGCTGGTTGATTATGAACCGGCTTATGGATCGTGTTGAATATTGTTTGCAAGTTGATGGGCGAAATTGTCTGAAGTTACACGCCAGTTTACCAGACTTGAAAAAAGTTTAG